A stretch of Rhodothermales bacterium DNA encodes these proteins:
- a CDS encoding family 43 glycosylhydrolase, whose product GWEGETNGTQHLYLALMENPWTLAGWRVRIASPTYPWETVGDLTDAGDGLTHVDVNEGPQFLHRVGDGGGQVFIVYSASGCWTDAYTLGLLAADAGSDLLDPASWIKYPQPVFTSGPGAHAAGHNSFFTSPDGSENWILYHANPEPGLGCGGQRSPRMQRFTWNADGTPRFGQAAPPGEELPGPAGE is encoded by the coding sequence GGCTGGGAGGGTGAGACGAATGGGACGCAGCACCTCTACCTCGCCCTGATGGAGAACCCCTGGACCCTCGCCGGCTGGCGCGTCCGCATCGCGAGCCCAACCTACCCCTGGGAAACCGTCGGCGACCTGACCGATGCCGGCGACGGGCTCACCCATGTCGACGTCAACGAAGGGCCCCAATTTCTACACCGAGTAGGTGATGGAGGCGGCCAGGTGTTCATCGTCTACTCCGCCAGCGGCTGCTGGACCGATGCCTACACGCTTGGTCTGCTCGCCGCCGACGCCGGCAGCGACCTGCTCGACCCGGCCTCGTGGATCAAATATCCACAACCCGTTTTCACCTCCGGCCCCGGCGCCCACGCCGCCGGCCACAACTCGTTTTTTACCTCGCCCGACGGATCCGAGAACTGGATTCTCTACCACGCCAACCCCGAGCCCGGGCTCGGATGCGGTGGCCAGCGATCCCCCCGGATGCAGCGGTTCACCTGGAATGCCGACGGAACACCCCGATTTGGCCAGGCCGCACCGCCCGGAGAGGAGCTGCCGGGGCCGGCGGGGGAATAA
- a CDS encoding serine hydrolase domain-containing protein, with the protein MPAVSILVSLLALAMVSGCASPDPATRVDALFADYARPDIPGASVLVLKEGEVVYRKAFGLADLEGGVPATPATNYRLASVTKQFTALAVLLLVDEGRISLYTRLTDLFPEFPAYGQAMTVRHLLTHTSGLIDYEDHIPDTTTIPVRDRDVLASMMGQDSTYFQPGSQFRYSNSAYAVLAMLVERVSGQTFAAFLHDRLFEPLRMIETVAFEDGISTVPNRAYGYAGAEGRFTRNDQSITSAVLGDGGVYSSVDDLRLWYRALDEGRLLSPALMADVFMPAENTRHDGAGYGYGWFVGEYAGRPSVWHTGSTVGFRNAVERFPEQGLTVIVLTNRDTDVHDLIRRVADVYLGK; encoded by the coding sequence ATGCCTGCTGTTTCCATCCTTGTATCCCTGCTCGCCCTCGCCATGGTTTCCGGTTGCGCCTCGCCCGATCCCGCGACCCGCGTCGATGCCCTGTTTGCCGACTACGCCCGGCCAGACATCCCCGGCGCCTCGGTGCTCGTTTTGAAAGAGGGCGAGGTAGTCTACCGGAAGGCGTTCGGGCTGGCGGACCTGGAGGGGGGCGTTCCGGCCACGCCAGCGACGAATTACCGCCTCGCCTCCGTCACCAAACAATTCACCGCCCTGGCCGTGCTCCTCTTGGTGGATGAAGGCCGGATCTCCCTGTATACCCGGCTGACGGACCTCTTCCCGGAGTTCCCCGCCTACGGCCAGGCGATGACGGTGCGGCACCTCCTCACCCACACCTCCGGCCTGATCGATTACGAAGACCACATCCCGGACACGACCACCATCCCCGTCAGGGACCGCGACGTTCTGGCGTCGATGATGGGTCAGGACAGCACGTATTTCCAACCGGGTTCCCAGTTCCGCTACAGCAACTCCGCCTACGCCGTCCTGGCGATGCTCGTGGAGCGGGTGTCCGGTCAGACGTTTGCCGCCTTCCTCCACGACCGCCTCTTCGAGCCACTGCGGATGATCGAGACCGTCGCGTTTGAGGACGGGATATCGACCGTCCCAAACCGCGCCTACGGGTACGCCGGCGCCGAAGGCCGCTTCACGCGCAACGACCAGAGTATCACCAGCGCCGTGTTGGGCGACGGCGGGGTGTACAGTTCGGTGGATGATCTGCGGCTCTGGTACCGCGCGCTCGACGAAGGCCGGCTGCTGAGCCCCGCCCTGATGGCGGACGTGTTCATGCCGGCGGAAAACACCCGGCACGACGGGGCCGGCTACGGCTACGGGTGGTTCGTGGGCGAATACGCCGGCCGGCCTTCCGTGTGGCACACCGGCAGCACCGTCGGCTTCCGAAACGCCGTCGAGCGATTTCCCGAACAAGGGCTGACGGTCATCGTCCTCACCAACCGCGACACCGACGTTCACGACCTGATCCGGCGTGTCGCCGATGTGTATCTTGGGAAGTGA
- a CDS encoding sialate O-acetylesterase: MKHPLLILLCIAAIASSCAPANETPEAAPAPLVMDVFLLAGQSNMAGRGVVDAAENQPDSRVLAFGKDGVWASAVDPVHFDKPIAGVGPARAFGIAVVDRLPPGAVVGLIPAAVGGSPISAWRPGARDQATDSHPYDDAMRRLAQARHDGELRAVLWHQGESDSKEALAPLYKERLAELIARFREQSGNPELPFLIGQMGRFPEKPWTEPWIEVDRAQRELAVELPFVAFVPSDGLTHKGDTLHFDAASARELGRRYAEAYFRLTELPPPTPE, translated from the coding sequence ATGAAACACCCCCTCCTGATCCTCCTGTGTATCGCGGCCATCGCGTCGTCCTGTGCGCCGGCGAATGAGACGCCAGAGGCGGCCCCCGCGCCGCTGGTCATGGATGTGTTTCTGCTCGCCGGGCAGTCCAACATGGCCGGCCGGGGCGTCGTGGATGCGGCGGAGAATCAGCCGGATTCACGCGTCCTCGCCTTTGGTAAGGACGGCGTGTGGGCGTCCGCGGTGGATCCCGTTCATTTCGACAAGCCCATTGCCGGCGTCGGTCCGGCACGCGCCTTCGGAATCGCCGTGGTCGACCGGCTGCCCCCCGGCGCCGTCGTCGGCCTCATCCCGGCCGCCGTGGGCGGCTCGCCGATCTCGGCCTGGCGCCCCGGCGCGCGCGACCAGGCCACGGACTCCCATCCGTACGACGACGCGATGCGCCGGCTGGCGCAGGCGCGCCACGACGGCGAGCTGCGCGCGGTGTTGTGGCACCAGGGCGAAAGCGATAGCAAGGAGGCGCTCGCGCCGCTGTACAAGGAGCGGCTGGCTGAATTGATCGCCCGGTTTCGAGAGCAAAGCGGCAACCCCGAGCTGCCTTTTCTGATCGGGCAGATGGGCCGATTTCCCGAGAAGCCCTGGACGGAACCGTGGATCGAAGTCGACCGCGCCCAACGCGAACTGGCCGTTGAGCTTCCATTCGTCGCGTTTGTCCCATCCGATGGATTGACGCACAAAGGCGATACGCTCCACTTCGATGCGGCGTCCGCCCGCGAGCTGGGCCGGCGTTACGCGGAGGCCTACTTCCGGCTCACGGAATTGCCGCCACCCACGCCCGAGTGA
- a CDS encoding DUF1801 domain-containing protein, with product MTDSQETVQDVHFRSIDEFLGYLSANDRAIVDRLRALVHETVPEAEERLSYNVPYYRRHADICFIWPGSVGWAGKTKAGVQLGFTQGVHLYDRRGYLERGGRKQVGMRVYQDISEIDPDIIRELLTEAVRVDEERQAARRRH from the coding sequence GTGACCGATTCCCAGGAAACCGTGCAGGATGTCCACTTCCGCTCCATCGATGAATTCCTGGGCTACCTCTCGGCCAACGACCGTGCGATCGTCGACCGGCTGCGGGCCCTCGTCCACGAAACGGTGCCCGAAGCCGAGGAGCGGCTTTCGTACAACGTGCCGTATTACCGCCGGCATGCGGATATCTGTTTCATCTGGCCCGGGTCGGTGGGGTGGGCCGGGAAAACGAAGGCCGGCGTGCAACTCGGGTTCACGCAGGGGGTGCACCTGTACGATCGGCGCGGCTATCTGGAGCGTGGAGGGCGTAAGCAGGTCGGGATGCGGGTGTATCAAGACATCAGCGAGATCGATCCCGACATCATCCGCGAGCTGCTGACAGAGGCTGTTCGGGTGGACGAGGAGCGGCAGGCGGCGCGCCGGCGGCATTGA
- a CDS encoding Bor family protein, with protein MKNTVQAALLLLVSFSFVGCYHARVETGLMPSAQVVDIPFATSFIYGLVPPAEVDGAAECPNGVAIVETELSFVNSLVGAITFGIFTPMHIKVTCAAGATGMLDTERDEVLFGQADTSADVQDAVARAADEAVRESKPVYLRFE; from the coding sequence ATGAAAAACACTGTACAAGCCGCTCTTCTGCTCCTGGTTTCTTTCTCGTTCGTCGGGTGTTACCATGCCCGCGTCGAAACCGGCCTCATGCCGTCCGCCCAAGTGGTCGACATCCCGTTTGCCACCAGCTTCATCTACGGCCTCGTTCCTCCGGCCGAGGTAGACGGCGCCGCCGAATGCCCGAACGGTGTGGCCATCGTCGAAACCGAACTCAGCTTCGTGAACTCCCTCGTCGGCGCCATCACGTTCGGCATCTTCACCCCGATGCACATCAAAGTGACGTGTGCCGCCGGCGCCACCGGGATGCTGGACACCGAGCGTGACGAAGTCCTCTTCGGCCAGGCGGATACCTCGGCCGATGTGCAAGACGCCGTCGCCCGCGCCGCCGACGAAGCGGTACGTGAAAGTAAGCCGGTCTATCTGCGCTTCGAATAG
- a CDS encoding DUF3224 domain-containing protein gives MKIDIPFAVTAWEQAVYDTPAEGPALARATVKKAYNGALVGEGVAELLMCGQEGYIANERVTGTLDGRTGTFVIQHGGMRVGDRTMNQFGAVVPGSGTGDLATLRGDAIINHGMLSFDYTFD, from the coding sequence ATGAAAATCGATATCCCCTTTGCCGTCACCGCGTGGGAGCAGGCCGTATACGATACGCCGGCTGAAGGTCCCGCCCTGGCACGCGCTACCGTCAAGAAAGCCTACAACGGCGCCCTCGTCGGCGAGGGTGTCGCCGAGTTGCTCATGTGCGGCCAGGAAGGCTACATCGCCAACGAACGCGTAACCGGCACGCTCGATGGACGTACGGGAACGTTCGTCATCCAACACGGCGGCATGCGGGTAGGTGACCGGACGATGAACCAGTTCGGCGCCGTCGTCCCGGGCTCTGGCACCGGCGACCTCGCTACGCTCCGCGGCGATGCGATCATCAATCACGGCATGCTGTCGTTCGACTATACGTTTGATTGA
- a CDS encoding MmcQ/YjbR family DNA-binding protein, whose product MRALCMALPDAWEKIAWSEPTWRHKKVFAMYASAENHHGGGRHAVWLAAAPGIQEMLIEARPDAMFRPPYMGVKGWVGLFLDAVDDTELGLHIHNAYLVDAPPKLAAKLKEEG is encoded by the coding sequence GTGCGTGCCCTCTGCATGGCCCTCCCCGATGCCTGGGAGAAAATCGCCTGGAGTGAACCTACCTGGCGTCACAAGAAGGTCTTTGCGATGTACGCCTCGGCCGAGAACCACCACGGCGGCGGCCGGCATGCCGTCTGGCTGGCTGCGGCGCCAGGTATACAGGAGATGCTGATCGAAGCCCGGCCCGACGCGATGTTTAGACCTCCGTATATGGGCGTAAAAGGGTGGGTCGGCCTGTTCCTCGATGCCGTGGACGATACCGAACTCGGCCTCCATATCCACAACGCCTACCTGGTGGATGCACCCCCGAAGCTGGCGGCTAAACTGAAGGAAGAAGGATGA